One window from the genome of Nicotiana sylvestris chromosome 9, ASM39365v2, whole genome shotgun sequence encodes:
- the LOC138877590 gene encoding uncharacterized protein: MAVDMNVQELVVISDSDLLVHQVQGEWATKNSKILPYLHHMQELRKRFTKVEFRYVPRIQNEFADVLATLSSMIQYPDKNYIDPILVRIHNQPTYCAHVEEEADEKPWFQDIKEYLSRGEYPEHANHTQKRTLRRLSKHFFHSMGNLYKITPDLGLLRCVDAKESSKLLEDVHAGTCGTHMNSFVLAKKILRAGYFWMTMEMNCIQVVTGGALILAEIDGEIWPKPINSDAVKRYYA, translated from the exons atggcagttgATATGAATGTTCAAGAGTTGGTGGTAAtcagtgattcagatttgcttgtacaccaggtacaaggagagtgggccaccaagaattccaagatattgccatatctgcaccacatgcaggaattgagaaagaggtttacaaaggTAGAATTTCGatatgtgcccagaattcagaatgagtttgccgacgtattagccactttgtcatccatgatacaatatccagataagaactacattgatcctattctggtgaggatccataatcagccgacatattgtgctcatgtcgaggaagaagcggaCGAAAAACCTTGGTTCCAAGACATCAAAGAGTACTTATCAagaggagaatacccggagcatgcaaatcacactcagaaacgcactcTCCGAAGATTGTCAAAACATTTCTTCCACAGTATGGGGAACTTGTACAAAATAACTCCCGATTTAGGCCTACTAAGGTGTGTTGATGCAAAGGAatcttctaagctacttgaggatgtgcatgctgggacatGTGGCACACACATGAATAGTTTCGTCttagctaagaagatactcagggcaggctacttttggatgaccatggagatgaattgcattca agtagtaacaggaggagcactaatacttgcagaaatagatggagaaatttggccaaagccaatcaattcagacgcagtcaagagatactatgcttag